The proteins below are encoded in one region of Cohaesibacter intestini:
- a CDS encoding PAS domain-containing sensor histidine kinase — MRHIIPAIILSFIALVGLWRADDLASKKLSLKADAETEIQLLTALVTARVSSQQDAHDTKHTKQGVADANRITTKQPAKPILPDASTTLPEQTQSTNPAYQATSPSRDQYQEWLFASLPNQKLADNYQIYLTNSTGMIVASIPRDAQDMRKTLVALLGRSQGIQYLGSSAGVFSTTLDDDVEAMATVHHLGAGRGSVVVLRKSSDIFRNWRSDVAISVIVFLVMSGTILLTVYAFFSQGARAREADNIYFTAIRRMDAALKRSRSGLWDWDLARGHIYWSRSMYDLLGMAPSDDLIGFAQLNARMHPEDGNLHEHIETLLSTQSMMMDQKFRMRHEKGHWVWLQIRAELTRSPNNRLHLMGLVIDVTEQIAANERRKRADMRLRDAVDTISEAFVLWDDSHKLVLCNQPYRELYNIDRDEDIIGLSYNQLMDRGQPHVVGIEDDQEINAEELLFDRSGTAARAARTYKAELADGRWLQISERRTSDGGFVSVGTDISNLKLQESRLLESEQQLIDTISDLRQSRQTLERQAQQLVVMTEQYAREKDNAQAANRVKSQFLANISHELRTPLNAIIGFSEVMKNEIFGEHKTDKYRDYSNDIHNSGAYLLHLIDDILSMSRLEDGELEVFPEPVDLSEMVSRIKDDSIESKAELRNLSFHDKMPAHLGAHADPHLIEQVIFNLLDNAVKFTPEGGTIAITGSESNGQAVLTITDTGVGIPQDAIDRIGLPFEQVQNQFTKTHKGSGLGLSIARRIICLSGGTMKIRSRIGQGTRVSVRLPKKLSANEDLRNLTHHKEESTNQAHDVA; from the coding sequence TTGCGCCATATTATTCCTGCGATCATCCTTAGTTTCATTGCGTTGGTCGGCCTCTGGCGAGCCGATGATCTGGCATCTAAAAAACTCTCCCTGAAAGCGGACGCAGAAACCGAAATCCAGCTTTTGACCGCTTTGGTTACAGCACGGGTGTCTAGCCAACAGGACGCCCATGATACCAAGCACACAAAGCAAGGGGTGGCTGACGCCAACCGGATCACCACCAAGCAGCCAGCAAAGCCAATCCTGCCGGATGCTTCGACCACTCTCCCTGAACAGACGCAGTCAACCAATCCTGCTTATCAAGCCACCTCCCCAAGCAGGGACCAGTATCAGGAATGGTTGTTTGCCTCCCTGCCAAATCAGAAACTGGCGGACAATTACCAGATTTATCTGACCAACAGTACCGGCATGATCGTTGCGTCCATCCCTCGAGACGCGCAGGACATGCGCAAAACTCTCGTGGCGCTGTTGGGGCGGTCGCAAGGCATTCAGTATCTGGGATCGAGTGCCGGGGTGTTCAGCACCACGCTGGATGACGACGTGGAAGCCATGGCAACCGTGCATCATCTGGGGGCGGGCCGAGGGTCGGTCGTGGTGTTGCGCAAGAGCAGCGACATTTTCAGGAACTGGCGGAGCGATGTGGCGATCAGCGTGATCGTATTCCTCGTGATGAGTGGAACCATTCTGCTCACTGTCTATGCCTTTTTCAGTCAGGGTGCACGGGCACGCGAAGCAGACAACATCTATTTCACCGCGATCCGTCGGATGGATGCCGCGCTCAAACGCTCCCGCTCCGGCCTGTGGGACTGGGATCTGGCGCGCGGTCACATCTACTGGTCTCGCTCGATGTATGATTTGCTCGGCATGGCGCCCAGTGACGATCTGATCGGCTTTGCCCAGCTCAATGCCCGTATGCATCCCGAAGATGGCAATCTTCACGAGCATATCGAAACACTCCTGTCGACACAGTCCATGATGATGGACCAAAAATTTCGCATGCGCCATGAAAAGGGCCACTGGGTCTGGCTGCAAATTCGCGCTGAACTGACCCGGAGCCCGAACAACCGCCTGCATCTGATGGGACTGGTCATTGATGTGACAGAACAGATTGCGGCGAATGAACGACGCAAGCGGGCAGATATGCGCCTACGCGATGCCGTCGACACGATTTCTGAAGCTTTCGTCTTGTGGGATGACAGCCACAAACTGGTGCTCTGCAACCAGCCCTATCGGGAGCTTTACAATATTGACCGCGATGAAGACATAATCGGCCTGAGTTACAATCAGTTGATGGACCGGGGTCAACCACATGTGGTTGGCATTGAAGACGATCAGGAAATCAATGCGGAAGAGTTGCTGTTTGACCGCTCCGGCACTGCGGCCCGGGCCGCAAGGACCTACAAAGCCGAACTGGCAGACGGGCGCTGGCTGCAAATCAGCGAACGCCGCACCAGTGATGGCGGCTTTGTTTCGGTCGGCACCGACATCTCCAATTTGAAGCTGCAGGAAAGCCGTCTGCTCGAAAGCGAACAGCAGCTAATTGATACGATCTCTGATTTGCGCCAGTCTCGCCAAACCTTGGAACGACAGGCACAGCAGCTTGTCGTCATGACCGAGCAATATGCCAGAGAAAAAGACAACGCGCAGGCTGCCAACCGGGTCAAATCGCAGTTCCTTGCAAACATCTCTCACGAGCTACGGACACCGCTGAATGCCATCATCGGCTTCTCGGAAGTGATGAAGAACGAGATTTTTGGCGAACACAAGACAGACAAATATCGCGACTATTCCAACGACATTCACAATAGTGGTGCCTATTTGCTGCATCTGATCGATGATATTCTGAGCATGTCGAGGCTGGAAGATGGGGAACTGGAAGTGTTTCCGGAGCCAGTCGACTTGTCCGAGATGGTTTCCAGAATCAAGGATGACAGCATCGAGAGCAAAGCGGAGCTACGCAATCTTTCCTTCCACGACAAGATGCCAGCCCATCTTGGAGCCCATGCCGATCCACATCTCATTGAACAGGTGATATTCAATCTGCTCGACAATGCGGTCAAGTTCACTCCTGAAGGTGGCACCATTGCCATTACCGGTTCGGAAAGCAATGGTCAGGCCGTTCTCACCATTACCGATACTGGCGTCGGCATCCCGCAGGATGCGATAGACCGGATTGGTCTTCCGTTCGAGCAAGTGCAGAACCAGTTTACCAAGACACACAAAGGTTCGGGCTTAGGGCTATCGATTGCCCGACGGATCATTTGTCTGTCTGGTGGCACGATGAAAATTCGGTCACGCATTGGTCAGGGAACACGCGTATCGGTACGTCTGCCCAAAAAACTGTCCGCCAACGAAGATCTACGTAATTTGACCCATCACAAGGAAGAATCCACGAATCAAGCACATGATGTTGCTTGA
- the pepN gene encoding aminopeptidase N, with translation MTKDKKIVRLCNYKPTPYTIEHVSLVIRLDPEETTVISRLTIVPRAAYPAGHCLILDGDGLDFVDARLDGKEMWEERFSANPMRFSLNHAPHRRFTLEITTRLSPNQNTQLMGLYSSNGAFCTQCEAEGFRRITYFYDRPDILSTYDVRIEAPKRLTHLLANGNLVESGELLPPDGNIDGEAWHYALWRDPFPKPSYLFAMVAGDLACVEDHFVTRSNRKISLKIFVEHGKEDRVAYAMDSLKRSMAWDETAYGREYDLDTFMIVAVSDFNFGAMENKGLNIFNDKYVLAKPETATDTDYALIEAVIAHEYFHNWSGNRVTCRDWFQLCLKEGLTVFRDQEFSSDMRSRPVKRIADVRELRSRQFPEDSGPLAHPVRPDSYAEINNFYTATVYEKGAEICRMLHSLVGSEGFRESLDLYFDRFDGQAVTIEDFLACFSETCAVDLTQFALWYEQAGTPTVVATYFYDPKHKQLSLTLQQSCPPSPGQTTKKLMHIPLRIGLVARDGSRLRFEAIHDRKSGEQVGDRDCTLLHITDRQHQFVFSGVEKDAIPSMLRGFSAPVHLRTNLTLDDNLIMMRHDSDPYNRWEAAQQIFTQHLVEQSNAHRPSNADCDRPVVCEVDPLLVSALDACLFDERLEHAFRAQMLRLPSEGDIARLIAKDVDPDAIHAARSKLRQELASQLGDRLIALYTSLQDDKPYSPNAAAAGRRDLRNCLLDLLLATKAEAVTTLAQHHYENATNMTDRFAALSSLATNRPATAEGLLADFHQRYADDALVVDKWLSLQASIPEQGTIARLRTLMKAPFFSMENPNRVRALIGAFAVNNALQFNRKDGAGFSLLADVVLEQDTVNPQTAARLANNFRSWRALEADRQTSAEHALRRIAESSMLSKDVADIVNRCLQ, from the coding sequence ATGACAAAAGACAAAAAAATCGTCAGGCTGTGCAACTACAAACCCACGCCCTACACAATCGAGCACGTGTCATTGGTCATTCGGTTGGACCCCGAAGAAACCACTGTTATCTCACGTTTAACAATTGTGCCTCGGGCTGCCTATCCGGCAGGGCATTGCCTTATTTTGGATGGCGATGGATTGGATTTTGTCGATGCGCGTCTCGATGGCAAGGAAATGTGGGAGGAGCGGTTCAGTGCAAATCCAATGCGGTTTTCTTTGAATCATGCCCCGCATCGGCGCTTCACATTGGAAATTACGACCCGTTTATCCCCAAACCAGAACACACAATTGATGGGGCTTTATTCCTCCAATGGTGCCTTTTGCACCCAATGCGAAGCAGAAGGCTTCCGCAGAATCACCTACTTCTATGACCGTCCTGACATCCTGAGCACGTATGATGTGCGGATTGAAGCGCCCAAGCGCCTCACGCATTTGCTGGCCAATGGCAATCTGGTCGAAAGCGGCGAGCTGCTGCCACCTGATGGGAATATTGATGGCGAAGCCTGGCATTATGCCCTTTGGCGCGATCCTTTTCCCAAACCGTCCTATCTGTTCGCCATGGTTGCTGGCGATCTGGCCTGTGTTGAAGATCACTTTGTTACCCGCTCAAACCGCAAGATTTCGCTTAAGATCTTTGTCGAACATGGCAAAGAAGACCGAGTGGCCTATGCCATGGATTCCCTCAAGCGCTCGATGGCATGGGATGAGACGGCTTATGGACGCGAGTATGATCTCGACACCTTTATGATTGTCGCCGTTTCCGACTTCAATTTCGGGGCGATGGAGAATAAGGGGCTTAACATCTTTAATGACAAATATGTACTGGCAAAGCCCGAGACCGCAACTGACACGGACTATGCACTGATCGAGGCAGTGATCGCACATGAATATTTTCACAATTGGAGTGGCAACCGCGTTACCTGCCGGGATTGGTTCCAACTGTGCCTGAAGGAGGGACTGACAGTTTTTCGCGATCAGGAGTTTTCGTCCGACATGCGCTCGCGTCCGGTCAAGCGGATCGCAGATGTCCGCGAGCTTCGCTCCCGCCAGTTCCCAGAAGACAGCGGTCCCCTCGCCCATCCGGTCCGCCCGGATTCCTATGCAGAGATCAACAATTTCTACACCGCGACAGTCTATGAGAAGGGCGCGGAGATCTGCCGGATGCTACACAGCCTTGTCGGCAGCGAGGGTTTCCGCGAGAGTCTCGATCTCTATTTCGATCGGTTTGATGGTCAGGCCGTGACGATCGAGGATTTTCTGGCCTGCTTCTCCGAAACATGTGCCGTCGACCTGACGCAGTTCGCACTCTGGTACGAGCAAGCGGGCACACCTACGGTCGTTGCCACTTATTTCTACGATCCCAAACACAAGCAATTGTCCCTGACCTTGCAGCAATCCTGTCCGCCTTCGCCGGGTCAGACGACCAAGAAGCTGATGCACATACCGCTGCGGATCGGTCTGGTGGCGCGCGATGGATCACGCCTGCGCTTTGAAGCGATTCATGATCGCAAGAGCGGCGAGCAGGTTGGTGACCGTGACTGCACTTTGTTGCACATCACTGACCGCCAGCATCAGTTCGTCTTTTCCGGTGTGGAGAAAGACGCTATTCCTTCGATGTTGCGTGGTTTTTCCGCACCGGTCCATTTACGCACCAACTTAACGCTGGATGACAATCTGATCATGATGCGGCATGACAGCGACCCTTACAATCGATGGGAAGCGGCACAACAGATCTTCACACAACATCTCGTCGAGCAATCAAATGCGCACAGGCCCTCTAATGCGGACTGCGACCGACCGGTTGTCTGCGAAGTGGATCCGCTTCTTGTGTCGGCGCTGGACGCCTGTCTGTTTGATGAACGCCTCGAGCACGCATTCCGTGCCCAGATGCTTCGCCTGCCAAGCGAGGGTGATATAGCCCGTCTGATCGCCAAGGATGTCGATCCCGATGCGATCCACGCTGCACGTTCGAAACTACGACAGGAGCTGGCATCTCAATTGGGGGACCGGTTGATTGCGCTCTATACCAGCCTGCAGGATGATAAACCCTATAGCCCGAACGCCGCAGCAGCCGGTCGACGGGATTTGCGCAATTGCCTGCTGGATCTTCTCTTGGCAACCAAAGCGGAGGCCGTCACCACCCTCGCTCAGCATCACTATGAGAATGCGACCAACATGACCGACCGGTTTGCGGCCCTGTCATCGTTGGCGACCAATCGTCCAGCGACCGCGGAAGGATTGCTTGCGGACTTCCATCAACGATATGCAGATGACGCACTCGTCGTCGACAAATGGTTGTCGCTACAGGCATCCATTCCGGAACAAGGCACCATCGCGCGACTGCGCACATTGATGAAGGCACCATTCTTCTCGATGGAAAATCCGAACAGGGTACGCGCTCTGATCGGAGCATTTGCCGTAAACAATGCACTGCAGTTCAATCGCAAGGATGGAGCCGGTTTTTCTCTCCTCGCAGACGTCGTGTTGGAACAAGACACAGTTAATCCACAAACCGCTGCCAGATTGGCCAACAACTTTCGATCATGGCGCGCCTTGGAAGCGGACCGTCAAACCAGCGCAGAGCACGCGCTGCGCAGAATCGCTGAAAGCTCAATGCTATCAAAAGATGTTGCTGATATCGTCAATCGGTGCTTGCAATGA